The Lycium barbarum isolate Lr01 chromosome 4, ASM1917538v2, whole genome shotgun sequence nucleotide sequence GTAAGCAATTACGTCCAGATAATAACATACTTGCATATTTTGCCAATAATGCTTTTCTTTGCTGATGTTTGTTTTGTATGTTTGGATGTCTCCCAGCAACCTAGAAGAATTGACCGGAGATTAATCTGTTCAGTTGCAACTGAACCTCTGCCAAAAGAAGTTGAAGAATCCAAGATGGAAGCACCAAAGGAAATCTTTCTGAAGGATTACAAACAACCTGATTACTATTTCGACACGGTATGTCCCTTGATTCTTGACCTTCATTCTAGGTAAAAGTTTGGATTTTCTCCAAGTTAAATGAGTCTAAATCAAATTATGCTATTTAGCTGGATCTGAAATTCACACTGGGTGAGGAAAGTACTATTGTCGCTTCCAAAATTGCTGTCAACCCCAGAGTTGAAGGTAAATTGTGTTACCCCTTCGATTTGCTTATTTTTCATCCATAATTTGTTTCTTAAAGAAAATGTCATATTTTATTTAACGTTTCGTTGGGTTGATATACTTGAATTAAGCGATACATACTTTTTGGCTGATtgaagctcttttttttttttttttgtatttattcCAGTACTCACAATTGTTGCTAATTTATCTTGTCCAGGTCAGTCTTCCCCACTTGTCCTAGATGGGCGAGATCTGAAGTTGCAATCAGTAAAGATCAATGGCAATCCGCTGAAGGTACTTATCTCAAAGTTGTGCTCCTAGAATTTTCAAAAAGATGTCCATTAAATTTTACATAAGACATAAGTCAGATGATGTTACTTTTACTCATATACGATACGATTGATGTGCTTTAGGAGGAAGATTTCCGCGTGGACTCGCGCCACCTGACTCTGAAATCCCCTCCAAGTAGCAAATTCACCTTGGAGATTGTGACAGAAATATATCCTCAGAAGAACACATCCTTAGAGGTAAAATAGGAGGGCAAGATTTTGTTTTATTTGCAATTTTTCCCCGCATTTCAAATTTTAGTAAGACTGAAAAGAGTTTTTTGGTTTCTATGCTTAAATTATTGACGTTATTTATATTTACTTCAGGGGCTTTACAAGTCATCAGGGAATTTCTGTACCCAATGTGAGGCTGAGGGTTTCCGTAAAATTACATTCTATCAGGTCTGCATTTCTTTTTTGGCCTCTAGGATGTTGTTGTCTTTCCTTGAAATGCTTGCTAATGGCTATTATTTTTTCCACTAGGATCGTCCTGACATTATGGCAAAATACACTTGTCGCATAGAGGCAGACAAATCTTTGTACCCTGTATTGTTGTCAAATGGAAACCTTATAGAGCAAGGAGATCTTGAGGTACATTTGAATCTTCCTTTAGTATTTGTTGAAAGTTGTTCTATAATAACCCTTATGCAACTCCTCAAATTATTATTCTCATTTTCTTGGACTTTTATCATTTTTGGCCTGCCGGTCGAAATTAATTACGGGCGGTAACCAAAATAtacatgattatgtatattatatgtatatttatgtatacaatatgtatatttttactttttataCAAGACCTATACATTTTCTGGCTGTTGTTTTCTTgagcggtccaaaaatgtaattgttccttttttttttgcaggGCGGAAAACATTTTACTGTTTGGGAGGATCCTTTCAAGAAGCCCAGTTATCTTTTTGCGTTGGTTGCCGGTCAGTTGGAGAGTAGAGATGACACATTTACAACTTGTTCTGGCCGTAAGGTCTCCCTCAGAATCTGGACCCCACCACAAGATTTGCCCAAGACAGAACATGCCATGTATTCTCTCAAGGCAGCTATGAAGTGGGACGAAGAGGTGAAATTTTGATTTCTTTTATAAACATCAAGTTAGATATCTTTGTTGTCTTAGTTATGATCTTATGACAATTTCTTTTACATTTTCGAACAGGTTTTCGGGCGGGAGTATGACCTGGATCTTTTTAATATTGTCGCTGTTCCTGATTTTAACATGTTAGTTCTCTCTTTTCTTCACTTCACCGACAgttttcttttcttctctttttttaatGGATCATAACCTGTTTTTCCATTTCTTTGCCAGGGGAGCGATGGAAAACAAGAGCTTGAACGTATGATGTTTGAGATGTTATGCATTATGTTGTTTGATTTATGACTTTTCTTAACTATAACCTAATTGTTTGACTTTGTTTTCAACAGATATTCAATTCTAGGCTTGTCCTGGCGTCTCCAGAAACTGCAACAGATGCTGATTATGCGGCAATATTGGGTGTGATTGGACATGAGGTGTGTGATATGTTTTCATAAGCTATTGAAATTCATGAACTTTATCTTGTATACTGATTCTTGAATTCTGAGTAAATCATCATTTCTTGTCCATGTTGCAGTACTTCCACAATTGGACAGGCAACAGGTTCGTCCCCTTCTTACAGAAAATAAAAAGCTGGTTGATATAGTTGTTATGTTTTCTATTAAATTAATGTTTGTATCTTCTAGATCTTTTGGTGTAAAATGAATGATGTATATAACATGGACATTTTAACTATTGATCTCAATGCAGAGTTACATGTCGTGACTGGTTCCAGCTCAGTTTAAAGGAAGGACTTACTGTTTTCCGTGATCAGGTTGGATGTATTCCTGTTGTAGATGATGGATACACGGACATTTTTCTGGTAGTAATAGCTTATAAGGTTCTTGAATGATTCATGCAGGAGTTTTCGTCTGATTTGGGAAGCCGTCCTGTGAAAAGGATTGCTGATGTTTCAAAGCTTCGAATGTATCAGTTCCCACAGGTTCAAAGAGTTCTTTCAAGTTCTTGTCATTATAATATTCCTTCTTATGAGTGACTGAATTGTAGATGACTAGTCCAATGTGCTAATTATTATCCTGATTTTGAAGGATGCTGGTCCAATGGCTCATCCTGTCCGGCCTCATTCTTATATAAAGGTACCGATAGTCTCTTTGAATACGGATGATCCTTATTTAGCAAGTGCTTCCCCTACCTCTTTAAGCCACCTGCTTGGAAAGTTTACTCATTCTTCTTTTTCCATCTTTTTATGTCGACAGATGGATAACTTCTACACAGGCAAGTTTCAGTTAACTGTGTACATTGAAGAGGaggtttaatttcttttgattcAATTTTAATAATAATTTTGTTACTGATGTTTGGTTGTGATGGCTGGTCTGGCTTTGGATATTCATAACATGCAGTTACGGTATATGAGAAGGTAATTCTCTTCCTCCGTTGCCCCCCTCATGTGACATTTCGTGCCTCTCCCTTCCTCTCCCTGCTGTGCCTCCACATCCATGACCTTATGTGTGCTTAATTCACTATTTTCATTATCAGGGAGCTGAAGTGGTCAGGATGTACAAAACCCTGTTAGGGAGCCAAGGATTCAGAAAAGTAAGATAAAGATAATATCTTGCCTATTGTTGTAGTACCGACAATTGATTTCTGCACTTGAGAGTCTCAAGAATCTGATATATACCTCCTTTCTCCTTCAGGGCACGGATTTATATTTCCAGAGGCATGATGGTCAAGCAGTAACTTGTGAAGACTTTTTTGCTGCCATGCGTGATGCCAACAATGCAGATTTTGCTAATTTCTTGTTATGGTAACCGACTCTTCCTTCCGCCATTCGAACTAGAATTCGTGATTCCTCTCAAAGTTAAGCTTTTAAATGAAAACATAAATGCAGGTACTCGCAAGCTGGAACACCTGTAGTGAAGGTTACAACTAATTATAATGCTGAAGGACGCACTTTCTCCCTCAAGTTTAGGTAAAAACATAAAATGGATTTTCGTTTCGGATAATTACACTTTTGGACCTCTCAAAAGAATAATTGCCAGCAAATAATTgccagcaaatgtataggttttgtatatcaagtataaatatatgtataatatcCATATTGTATAcaccaaatatacatataatgtaCGTAATCAGTGTATTAGTTTTGTATATTTGGCTAGCACCTGTAATTAAGCCGatgggccaaaaatgaaaaaagctCTTTTCATTTAGATCTGCAAACCTTTATCGTTTAGGCTGACATATTTCATCTGATGTTTTTCCAGTCAAGAGGTGCCTCCAACTCCCGGTCAGCCTACAAAAGAACCTATGTTTATTCCTGTTGCAGTAGGTCTGTTAGATTCAAGTGGAAAGGACATGCCTCTAT carries:
- the LOC132634886 gene encoding puromycin-sensitive aminopeptidase isoform X1 is translated as MARLILPCKGPSFSKTCLLGLISNAPFQASCRVTSVGRSRDICRYKQYLTSEVTHWRRCQTARFPLVQPRRIDRRLICSVATEPLPKEVEESKMEAPKEIFLKDYKQPDYYFDTLDLKFTLGEESTIVASKIAVNPRVEGQSSPLVLDGRDLKLQSVKINGNPLKEEDFRVDSRHLTLKSPPSSKFTLEIVTEIYPQKNTSLEGLYKSSGNFCTQCEAEGFRKITFYQDRPDIMAKYTCRIEADKSLYPVLLSNGNLIEQGDLEGGKHFTVWEDPFKKPSYLFALVAGQLESRDDTFTTCSGRKVSLRIWTPPQDLPKTEHAMYSLKAAMKWDEEVFGREYDLDLFNIVAVPDFNMGAMENKSLNIFNSRLVLASPETATDADYAAILGVIGHEYFHNWTGNRVTCRDWFQLSLKEGLTVFRDQEFSSDLGSRPVKRIADVSKLRMYQFPQDAGPMAHPVRPHSYIKMDNFYTVTVYEKGAEVVRMYKTLLGSQGFRKGTDLYFQRHDGQAVTCEDFFAAMRDANNADFANFLLWYSQAGTPVVKVTTNYNAEGRTFSLKFSQEVPPTPGQPTKEPMFIPVAVGLLDSSGKDMPLSSVYHDGKLESFSSSGQTVYTTVLRVTKKEEEFVFNDVSERPTPSILRGFSAPIRLESDLSDNDLLFLLAHDSDEFNRWEAGQVLARKLMLSLVADFQQNKALVLNPQFLQGIKSILTDSSLDKEFIAKAITLPGVGEIMDMMTVADPDAVHAVRTFIRKQLASDLKEELLITAKNNRSSGAYEFDHNNMARRALKNVALAYLGSLEEPEITELLLNEYRTATNMTDQFAALVAIDQQRAIREEILADFYNKWQHDYLVVNKWLALQAMSDMPGNVENVKKLLSHISFDLRNPNKVYSLIGGFCGSPVNFHCKDGSGYKFLGELVVQLDKINPQVASRMVSAFSRWKRYDETRQSLAKEQLEMILSTEGLSENVFEIASKSLAA
- the LOC132634886 gene encoding puromycin-sensitive aminopeptidase isoform X2 yields the protein MEAPKEIFLKDYKQPDYYFDTLDLKFTLGEESTIVASKIAVNPRVEGQSSPLVLDGRDLKLQSVKINGNPLKEEDFRVDSRHLTLKSPPSSKFTLEIVTEIYPQKNTSLEGLYKSSGNFCTQCEAEGFRKITFYQDRPDIMAKYTCRIEADKSLYPVLLSNGNLIEQGDLEGGKHFTVWEDPFKKPSYLFALVAGQLESRDDTFTTCSGRKVSLRIWTPPQDLPKTEHAMYSLKAAMKWDEEVFGREYDLDLFNIVAVPDFNMGAMENKSLNIFNSRLVLASPETATDADYAAILGVIGHEYFHNWTGNRVTCRDWFQLSLKEGLTVFRDQEFSSDLGSRPVKRIADVSKLRMYQFPQDAGPMAHPVRPHSYIKMDNFYTVTVYEKGAEVVRMYKTLLGSQGFRKGTDLYFQRHDGQAVTCEDFFAAMRDANNADFANFLLWYSQAGTPVVKVTTNYNAEGRTFSLKFSQEVPPTPGQPTKEPMFIPVAVGLLDSSGKDMPLSSVYHDGKLESFSSSGQTVYTTVLRVTKKEEEFVFNDVSERPTPSILRGFSAPIRLESDLSDNDLLFLLAHDSDEFNRWEAGQVLARKLMLSLVADFQQNKALVLNPQFLQGIKSILTDSSLDKEFIAKAITLPGVGEIMDMMTVADPDAVHAVRTFIRKQLASDLKEELLITAKNNRSSGAYEFDHNNMARRALKNVALAYLGSLEEPEITELLLNEYRTATNMTDQFAALVAIDQQRAIREEILADFYNKWQHDYLVVNKWLALQAMSDMPGNVENVKKLLSHISFDLRNPNKVYSLIGGFCGSPVNFHCKDGSGYKFLGELVVQLDKINPQVASRMVSAFSRWKRYDETRQSLAKEQLEMILSTEGLSENVFEIASKSLAA